One Myxococcales bacterium genomic window, CGCCCTAGATTCAGAGCGAACCTTATCCACTGCAGGATGAACCTCGGCGATGGATGCTAAATCGGGGGCACCCTTAGCATCGGAGCCGACTTTAAAATCTCCTGTTACGCGAACGGGAATCCCCTCGTCCCGACCTAGAGCCTTGTTCAACGCATACTGTGCGATCGAGATATCGCGCTCCGCCCTTTTCAGATCGTACTGGGCCTGCGCGAGATCGGCCTCTGCCAAAAGCAGCGACCCCTCGTGCTCACGGCCGGATTCGTATTTGAGCCTGATCATTGAAAGGTTCTGTTTTCTGCGTTCTATTATCCCTTTCATTATCGGCACTAGGCTCTGCGCACGAAGGAGTCCCACAAAGGCGCTCCTTAACTCGTAGCGAACGGAGGCGGAAGTGACGGTATAACCGTACTGTGAAGCCTTTACCCCCTGTTTCGAAGACTTTATTTTGCTGAAGGTCTTAAATCCGTCGAATACGAGCTGTTCACCACGAACCTTGTACTGATTTTCATCGCGAGAGGCATTTCCTGAGAAATCATCGGAGCGCCCAAGGCTTGCAGTCGCACTTATCTGCGGCAAGGTAGGGCTCGCGGAAATCCACTGTTCAGCCTTCGACTGACTGACAGCCTGAGAAGATCCGGCGAGATCGGGATTATTTTTTGCCGCCTCGGCAACGCAGTCGCTCCATTTCATCTCAACAGGGGCTGCTGCCGATGCACCTTGCGAAATAAGGAGAATGCATAGAAAGGTAAGGAAAATTCCTATCATCTTTGAAAACATTGGGGATATGTATCAAC contains:
- a CDS encoding TolC family protein → MIGIFLTFLCILLISQGASAAAPVEMKWSDCVAEAAKNNPDLAGSSQAVSQSKAEQWISASPTLPQISATASLGRSDDFSGNASRDENQYKVRGEQLVFDGFKTFSKIKSSKQGVKASQYGYTVTSASVRYELRSAFVGLLRAQSLVPIMKGIIERRKQNLSMIRLKYESGREHEGSLLLAEADLAQAQYDLKRAERDISIAQYALNKALGRDEGIPVRVTGDFKVGSDAKGAPDLASIAEVHPAVDKVRSESRAAQYDLDSAKAEFSPVVKLSAEAGKIKPISLSSQEHGWSAGIDFTLPIFNGGENIANLKKSRAAYMQSQFESQSKYEGVLSDLQKSWQEFQDSIENVSVQEKYLKASEVRAKISRAEYANGLQIFDNWIIIEDNYIKAQKSYVNAQAEMLIAEAAWVMARGGDLGYEQ